In Rubrivirga marina, the following are encoded in one genomic region:
- a CDS encoding cupin domain-containing protein has protein sequence MRLIERRAFLLTALVAAPLASCAPGLRIPLVQRRRAGSLVRAGQDRTGRPRHVFGGLRIDAKVPPSDTAGDLYVIEHTDEAKGGPPRHVHHAQDEWFYVLEGAYRVDVGEERFDLGPGDSVFAPREVPHVWAHVSEGEGRLIIAFQPAGQMESFLGGLAEMGSAPSPEMMAPLFASHGMTMLGPPLPVV, from the coding sequence ATGCGTCTCATCGAACGCCGAGCCTTCCTGCTCACGGCACTGGTGGCCGCCCCCCTCGCGTCGTGCGCGCCCGGGCTTCGGATCCCGCTCGTCCAGCGGAGACGCGCCGGCAGCCTCGTCCGTGCCGGTCAGGACCGAACGGGCCGCCCTCGCCACGTCTTCGGCGGCCTCCGGATCGACGCGAAGGTGCCGCCTTCGGACACCGCGGGCGACCTCTACGTCATTGAGCACACTGACGAGGCGAAGGGGGGGCCCCCGCGCCACGTCCACCACGCACAGGACGAGTGGTTCTACGTGTTGGAGGGGGCGTACCGCGTAGACGTCGGCGAGGAGCGGTTCGACCTCGGCCCTGGAGATTCGGTCTTCGCTCCGCGAGAGGTCCCGCACGTCTGGGCGCACGTAAGCGAGGGGGAAGGTCGGCTCATCATCGCCTTCCAGCCCGCCGGGCAGATGGAGTCGTTCTTGGGGGGGTTGGCAGAGATGGGGAGCGCTCCGTCGCCGGAGATGATGGCCCCCCTCTTCGCCTCGCACGGGATGACGATGCTCGGCCCTCCGCTACCGGTGGTGTAG
- a CDS encoding DUF2243 domain-containing protein — protein sequence MDPTLRADRTNYRPLIAAGLVMGAGLGGFIDGIVLHQIAQWHNMLSAQVPVDGLASAKTNMLWDGIFHAGVWLLTVAGLAMLWGAGRRSDVPWSGRTFVGGLVAGWGLFNVVEGVIDHQILGLHHVNEYSPNRLAWDIGFLVLGAALLAVGRALIRAGKGDPAPGASVRLG from the coding sequence ATGGACCCCACCCTGAGGGCTGACCGGACGAACTACCGGCCCCTCATCGCCGCCGGGCTCGTGATGGGGGCCGGGCTCGGAGGGTTCATCGACGGGATCGTGCTGCACCAGATCGCGCAGTGGCACAACATGCTCTCGGCGCAGGTCCCCGTAGACGGCCTCGCCAGTGCGAAGACGAACATGCTGTGGGACGGGATCTTCCACGCCGGCGTGTGGCTCCTGACCGTCGCGGGGCTCGCGATGCTCTGGGGGGCGGGGCGTCGGTCCGACGTCCCCTGGTCGGGCCGAACGTTCGTGGGGGGGCTGGTCGCCGGCTGGGGGCTGTTCAACGTGGTCGAGGGGGTCATCGACCACCAGATCTTGGGGCTGCACCACGTGAATGAGTACTCCCCGAACCGCCTCGCCTGGGATATCGGATTCCTGGTCCTCGGGGCGGCACTTCTGGCCGTGGGTCGGGCCCTGATCCGAGCGGGGAAGGGCGACCCGGCGCCCGGTGCCAGTGTGCGCCTGGGCTGA
- a CDS encoding dihydrofolate reductase family protein: MDNGPRRLVVSEYLSLDGVMEDPMWTMPYWSDELAAYKRDELFAADALVLGRVTFEAFAEAWASRTSEDGYAERINALPKHVATTTLGPGEVDRRGWNGRHLGDDPKAAVRSLKGGAGGDLLVFGSATLVRSLVRAGLVDEYRLLVYPVVLGQGKRLFESERASLDLVEARSFDTGVTALTYRPSGAGRQNSPL; the protein is encoded by the coding sequence ATGGACAACGGCCCCCGCCGTCTCGTCGTCTCCGAGTACCTCTCGCTCGACGGGGTCATGGAGGACCCGATGTGGACGATGCCCTACTGGTCGGACGAGCTCGCCGCCTACAAGCGGGACGAGCTGTTCGCCGCCGACGCCCTCGTCCTCGGCCGAGTCACGTTCGAGGCTTTCGCCGAGGCGTGGGCGTCGAGGACGAGCGAGGACGGGTACGCGGAGCGGATCAACGCGCTCCCGAAGCACGTCGCTACGACGACGCTCGGTCCGGGCGAGGTGGACCGGAGGGGCTGGAACGGCCGCCACCTGGGGGACGACCCCAAGGCCGCCGTCCGGTCGCTGAAGGGTGGGGCGGGCGGGGACCTCCTCGTGTTCGGGAGCGCGACGCTCGTCCGCTCGCTCGTCCGGGCGGGCCTGGTCGACGAGTACCGGCTCCTCGTGTACCCCGTCGTGCTGGGGCAGGGGAAGCGGCTGTTCGAGAGCGAGCGGGCGTCGCTCGACCTCGTCGAGGCTCGGTCGTTCGACACGGGCGTCACGGCGCTGACCTACAGGCCGTCGGGGGCGGGGCGGCAGAACTCGCCGCTGTAG
- a CDS encoding amidohydrolase family protein, translating to MRQTAPLLAALLLAAGAATAQPIAFTDVTVIDVEEGVAKPGRTVVVSGDRITSVGPSGEVEVPPGATVVDGRGRFLIPGLWDMHAHTSSIPITRDVFFPLFVANGVTGIRNMSSDCFGSEQPDCIWEVFADPLPSVYEFKAWREEIEAGTLVGPRVVAGSAQLDGPGDEGSTPFQPGTPEHAREHARLLKARGVDLAKVYNFIPRDAYLAFADEANRIGLPFAGHVPEGVRASEASELGQRSIEHAAWGNVAEECSAREDEVRRRLRAELESDEPEIMPVWLEMIESHDAAKCAGVYETLVRNGTWITPTLFAGERLPGEIGFDWRNDPRLRYLPREEREYWVDDEDEFDSLQDDPRASEVARFERAVTLAQHRAGVPLLAGSDAGSTGVFAGFGLHDELVVLVAIGLTEAEALRTATLEPARYLDAVDTQGTVDVGKVADLVLLSADPLEDIANAQRIEAVVTRGRLFDRAALDELLADVERAARKE from the coding sequence ATGAGACAGACCGCGCCACTCCTCGCCGCCCTCCTGCTTGCGGCGGGCGCTGCCACGGCCCAGCCGATCGCCTTCACCGACGTCACAGTCATCGACGTGGAGGAGGGCGTGGCCAAACCGGGCAGGACCGTCGTCGTCTCGGGCGACCGCATCACGAGCGTCGGCCCGTCGGGCGAGGTGGAGGTCCCCCCGGGTGCCACGGTCGTCGACGGGCGGGGGCGGTTCCTCATCCCCGGCCTCTGGGACATGCACGCCCACACCTCGTCGATCCCCATCACCCGCGACGTCTTCTTCCCGCTCTTCGTCGCCAACGGGGTCACGGGGATCCGGAACATGTCGTCGGACTGCTTCGGGTCGGAGCAGCCGGACTGCATTTGGGAAGTGTTCGCCGACCCGCTCCCGTCGGTCTACGAGTTCAAGGCCTGGCGGGAGGAGATCGAAGCCGGGACGCTCGTCGGCCCGCGTGTCGTCGCGGGAAGCGCCCAACTCGACGGCCCGGGTGACGAGGGGTCCACCCCGTTCCAGCCGGGCACCCCCGAGCACGCCCGCGAGCACGCCCGCCTCCTCAAGGCGCGGGGCGTGGACCTCGCCAAGGTCTACAACTTCATCCCCCGCGACGCCTACCTCGCCTTCGCCGACGAGGCGAACCGGATCGGGCTCCCGTTCGCCGGGCACGTCCCGGAGGGGGTCCGGGCCTCCGAGGCCTCCGAGCTCGGCCAGCGGAGCATCGAGCACGCCGCCTGGGGGAACGTGGCCGAGGAGTGCTCGGCGCGGGAGGACGAGGTCCGCCGCCGCCTCCGCGCGGAGCTGGAGTCGGACGAGCCGGAGATCATGCCCGTCTGGCTGGAGATGATCGAGAGCCACGACGCGGCCAAGTGCGCCGGGGTCTACGAGACGCTGGTGAGGAACGGGACGTGGATCACCCCGACCCTGTTTGCCGGCGAGAGGTTGCCGGGTGAGATCGGGTTCGACTGGCGGAACGATCCCCGGCTGCGGTACCTGCCCCGGGAGGAGCGGGAGTATTGGGTCGACGACGAGGACGAGTTCGATTCCTTGCAGGACGACCCCCGCGCGTCGGAGGTCGCGCGCTTCGAGCGCGCGGTCACCCTGGCGCAGCACCGGGCCGGGGTCCCGCTGCTGGCCGGGTCCGACGCCGGGTCCACGGGCGTCTTCGCGGGCTTCGGTCTCCACGACGAGTTGGTAGTGCTCGTGGCGATCGGGCTGACGGAGGCCGAGGCGCTCCGCACGGCGACCCTCGAGCCGGCGCGCTACCTCGACGCCGTGGACACCCAGGGCACGGTGGACGTGGGCAAGGTGGCCGACCTCGTGCTGTTGTCGGCGGACCCCCTGGAGGACATCGCGAACGCGCAGCGGATCGAGGCGGTGGTGACGCGGGGGCGGCTCTTCGACCGCGCGGCGCTGGACGAGCTGCTGGCGGACGTCGAACGTGCTGCTCGGAAGGAGTGA